In the Candidatus Thermoplasmatota archaeon genome, one interval contains:
- a CDS encoding Rpp14/Pop5 family protein gives MVKEKTGRQRYILFSVNGGISRSEIIHAINNSYRKAYEDDDVPWLTVYEKKYGIARCKHTRKDDVINLLNSLKINDKFFIRTLKTSGTIKKLKKEISNF, from the coding sequence ATGGTAAAGGAAAAAACAGGAAGGCAGAGATATATATTGTTTTCGGTTAATGGTGGGATATCAAGATCGGAGATAATCCATGCCATAAATAATTCCTACCGGAAGGCGTATGAAGATGACGATGTGCCATGGCTTACCGTTTACGAAAAAAAGTACGGGATAGCGAGATGCAAACATACCAGAAAGGACGACGTGATAAATCTTCTGAATTCCCTGAAAATAAATGATAAATTTTTTATTAGGACACTGAAAACATCCGGAACGATAAAGAAATTGAAAAAAGAAATCAGTAACTTTTAG
- a CDS encoding LAGLIDADG family homing endonuclease: MQLAEVNLDTIIEKWERFFYDYCKEEIDHAALLYPEKKSLILDYWVIDTHDAEMAEFLIEKPYICLYAAEAALKRMDMPVEPSPKLHFRVKNLPETQKIGIRDLRSQHLGKFIAADGLVKKVTEVRPKLEDAAFQCLKCGAIIRVPQNENILKEPLECYEDQGGCGRRTSFRLLTEESKFIDSQKIEIQENPEDLRGGAQPLRLTVYLEDDLVGSIVPGDRVTVNGVMRGQQRRMGNIKLTEFDKVMDASTVEQKEQAFEEVQISDEDEKKIIEVSKDPLIYNKIKESIAPTIYGLDREKDSLALQLFGGMAKHMPDGTRIRGDIHILLVGDPGTAKCVSGDTEILLADGSLCDIKSVVDDEESKKLSGFVDDGMYIETNHDLISLGLNGKNVDSTGNLLWKRFAPEKMYRITTSSGREIKVTPTHPFFVFGDNARVKKRKAEDLKEGEFIATPRKIDIFGEPQPIDINYTRSKARNAVRLNLPDKTTPEFWRFIALFIAEEYLQLKRKDGYQLSTAFFTNNDPQLLDEFCVFAKKIGLNPSYRAAHKGKSARDIIVPRIEFGTFLKNIGTGGPSTAKRIPDLLFKCSKEEISAFLSALFDCEGTVSKKSRGIVLSSASKKLLSQVKHLLLRFGINSQVHPTLSRATNSPCHQKTKYYRLSITGEDAIKFDHEIGFTVAEKKERLKELCNSSLAYNTNVDIIPNISSLLKEIRNKLRLNQSECGILRSSYQHYERGDKNPSRSALSRISQQFDYRMNWLAEARKRLTSSNNWHDLRSIRKSLHYSQRKIADLSGFSQTLLSQYENGKIGCTKIKPKKKCVETTKNKVIGALLKCIEETNVIDLISALKTVANADIFWDRIKKIENFAPEEEFVYDIQVPGYHNFIANDVYVHNSQLLRYVSQLAPRSIYTSGKSSSAAGLTASAIRSDEFGEGRWTLEAGALVLADLGVACVDELDKMDARDRDALHQAMEQQEISIAKAGINATLKSRCSLLGAANPKFGRFDEFASISDQINMPPALLSRFDLIFPVTDRPDRGRDTSLASHILGVHLAGEKMEHEEHMGKEYPDGLESIKPSIDPEFFRKYIAYAKRNVFPVMSEEAVEKLRDYYVEIRSAARDSVPFTPRQLEAFVRIAEASARIRLSDVVTVEDAQRAIGIVDYYLEKVGVDRETGDLDIDIITTGISHSQKDKMKIITMIIKNICKEEECATLEAIKSRGMEEGLDEKTVENMMSKMIRGGIVFEPKRGRYRLTNE; this comes from the coding sequence ATGCAGTTGGCAGAAGTAAATTTGGACACAATTATTGAAAAATGGGAGCGATTTTTTTATGACTACTGTAAGGAGGAAATAGACCATGCAGCCCTGCTCTATCCAGAAAAAAAGAGTTTAATTTTGGATTATTGGGTTATAGATACTCACGATGCCGAGATGGCCGAATTCTTGATAGAAAAGCCTTACATATGTTTGTATGCGGCAGAGGCAGCCCTAAAAAGGATGGATATGCCCGTGGAACCGTCTCCAAAATTGCATTTCAGGGTAAAAAACCTGCCCGAGACACAAAAAATAGGAATAAGGGACCTGAGATCCCAGCATCTCGGCAAATTCATAGCTGCTGACGGGCTTGTAAAAAAAGTTACAGAGGTAAGGCCAAAACTGGAAGATGCTGCCTTTCAGTGCCTTAAATGTGGCGCGATAATACGTGTCCCCCAGAACGAAAACATATTGAAGGAGCCTCTGGAATGTTACGAAGATCAGGGCGGGTGCGGCAGGAGAACTTCCTTCCGATTACTGACCGAGGAGTCGAAATTTATTGATTCCCAGAAAATAGAGATACAGGAAAATCCCGAAGATTTGCGTGGCGGTGCCCAGCCCCTCCGCCTGACCGTCTATCTCGAAGATGATCTGGTGGGCAGTATTGTTCCTGGAGACAGGGTTACCGTCAATGGCGTAATGCGTGGGCAGCAGAGAAGGATGGGAAACATAAAACTCACGGAATTCGACAAGGTCATGGATGCAAGCACCGTAGAACAGAAAGAGCAGGCGTTTGAAGAAGTGCAGATAAGTGACGAGGATGAAAAAAAAATAATAGAGGTAAGTAAAGATCCCCTCATATACAATAAGATAAAGGAGTCAATCGCACCGACGATATACGGGCTCGATAGGGAAAAGGACTCGCTTGCATTGCAGTTATTCGGCGGCATGGCGAAACATATGCCAGACGGAACAAGGATAAGGGGGGATATCCACATACTCCTCGTGGGTGATCCTGGAACTGCGAAATGCGTGAGTGGGGATACGGAGATACTTCTAGCAGATGGCTCTTTATGCGATATAAAAAGCGTGGTGGATGATGAAGAATCCAAAAAATTAAGCGGATTCGTCGATGACGGGATGTATATAGAAACGAATCACGATTTAATTTCCCTTGGCTTAAACGGTAAAAATGTCGATTCAACTGGAAATTTGCTTTGGAAGCGTTTCGCTCCAGAAAAAATGTACCGCATCACGACGAGTTCTGGTAGAGAAATAAAAGTCACGCCAACGCATCCATTTTTTGTTTTCGGTGACAATGCTCGTGTAAAAAAAAGGAAGGCGGAAGATTTAAAGGAAGGGGAATTTATAGCAACGCCGAGAAAAATCGATATTTTTGGCGAGCCGCAGCCCATTGATATCAATTACACTAGGTCAAAAGCGAGAAATGCCGTGAGGCTGAATCTGCCCGACAAAACCACGCCGGAATTCTGGAGATTTATCGCATTATTTATCGCGGAAGAATACTTGCAATTAAAGAGGAAAGATGGTTATCAACTATCCACGGCTTTTTTCACCAATAACGACCCACAGCTACTAGACGAATTCTGCGTATTTGCAAAAAAAATTGGACTTAATCCATCGTATAGAGCAGCGCATAAAGGAAAATCGGCGCGAGATATTATTGTTCCAAGGATAGAATTTGGTACGTTCTTGAAAAATATAGGAACTGGCGGTCCATCAACCGCAAAGAGAATACCAGATCTCCTCTTCAAGTGTTCAAAAGAAGAAATATCCGCTTTCCTTTCAGCATTATTTGACTGCGAAGGAACCGTATCAAAAAAATCTAGAGGAATTGTGCTATCGTCAGCATCTAAGAAATTGCTATCCCAAGTAAAGCATCTGCTATTGAGATTTGGGATAAATTCGCAGGTTCATCCAACGTTATCTAGGGCAACTAATTCGCCTTGCCATCAAAAAACAAAATATTATCGCTTGTCGATAACTGGAGAGGATGCGATCAAATTCGACCACGAAATAGGATTCACTGTGGCTGAAAAAAAAGAAAGGCTTAAAGAATTATGCAACTCCTCCCTAGCCTACAATACGAATGTAGACATCATACCAAACATTTCCTCTTTATTGAAGGAGATAAGAAATAAATTAAGACTAAACCAATCTGAATGCGGAATTTTGAGGAGTTCTTATCAACATTACGAAAGAGGAGATAAAAATCCATCTAGGTCGGCATTAAGTAGAATAAGTCAGCAATTTGATTATCGCATGAATTGGCTCGCTGAAGCAAGAAAGCGGTTGACATCATCAAATAATTGGCATGATTTAAGATCGATAAGAAAATCTTTGCATTATTCACAGCGAAAAATCGCTGATTTATCTGGATTCAGCCAAACCCTGTTATCGCAATATGAAAATGGAAAAATAGGATGCACGAAAATTAAACCTAAGAAAAAATGTGTTGAGACGACAAAGAATAAAGTGATTGGAGCATTGTTAAAATGCATCGAAGAAACCAACGTTATCGATCTCATATCTGCACTAAAAACCGTAGCTAATGCGGATATTTTTTGGGATAGGATAAAAAAGATTGAGAATTTCGCACCTGAGGAAGAATTCGTATATGATATTCAAGTGCCCGGATATCATAATTTTATAGCGAATGACGTATACGTCCATAACAGTCAACTCCTTCGATATGTATCCCAATTGGCGCCTAGATCAATTTACACTTCTGGTAAGTCATCATCAGCCGCTGGATTGACGGCATCAGCTATAAGAAGTGACGAATTCGGGGAAGGCAGGTGGACTCTGGAAGCTGGAGCACTTGTACTGGCAGACCTGGGTGTTGCCTGCGTCGATGAACTAGACAAGATGGATGCAAGAGATAGAGATGCGCTTCACCAGGCGATGGAACAGCAGGAAATTTCCATTGCAAAGGCAGGTATAAATGCTACATTAAAGTCAAGATGTTCTTTACTGGGCGCTGCAAACCCCAAATTTGGACGTTTTGATGAGTTTGCCTCGATTTCAGACCAGATAAATATGCCGCCAGCCCTTCTTTCCAGATTTGATTTGATATTTCCTGTCACGGACAGGCCGGACAGAGGGAGGGATACCAGCCTAGCTAGCCATATACTGGGGGTTCATCTAGCCGGGGAAAAAATGGAACATGAGGAACATATGGGAAAGGAGTATCCCGACGGATTGGAAAGTATAAAGCCTTCCATCGACCCAGAATTTTTTAGGAAATATATAGCATATGCAAAGAGAAACGTGTTTCCCGTAATGTCTGAAGAGGCAGTTGAAAAACTGAGGGACTATTATGTCGAAATAAGATCGGCAGCAAGAGATTCCGTGCCTTTCACACCCCGACAGCTGGAAGCTTTTGTCCGCATAGCAGAGGCATCTGCACGTATCCGCCTATCAGACGTTGTAACAGTGGAGGATGCACAGAGGGCGATTGGCATTGTGGACTACTATCTGGAAAAAGTCGGAGTTGACCGTGAAACGGGAGACCTGGATATAGATATTATAACGACGGGAATTTCTCATAGCCAGAAAGACAAAATGAAAATAATAACCATGATAATAAAAAACATATGTAAAGAAGAAGAATGTGCCACTCTGGAAGCAATAAAATCGAGGGGTATGGAGGAAGGACTTGATGAAAAAACTGTGGAAAATATGATGAGTAAAATGATAAGGGGGGGGATAGTATTTGAGCCAAAAAGAGGAAGATACAGACTCACCAATGAATAA
- a CDS encoding DUF424 family protein gives MNKMCIKTYAVGNEILVAACDAELLGKTLKGGGITFKVSKDFYGDIYGDKKTLEEHLQRATIANLVGRRCVGCGIKMGLILKENVLNIGDIPHAQFALMI, from the coding sequence ATGAATAAAATGTGTATAAAAACATATGCAGTTGGAAATGAAATACTGGTGGCTGCATGTGACGCAGAATTACTTGGAAAAACACTGAAAGGCGGAGGCATCACCTTCAAAGTATCAAAGGATTTTTATGGCGATATATACGGTGACAAAAAAACGCTCGAGGAACACCTTCAAAGGGCTACAATAGCAAATTTAGTTGGCAGGAGATGTGTTGGATGCGGAATAAAGATGGGGCTTATATTGAAGGAAAATGTTTTAAACATAGGCGATATTCCTCATGCACAGTTTGCACTGATGATATAA